A DNA window from Aureibaculum sp. 2308TA14-22 contains the following coding sequences:
- a CDS encoding MIP/aquaporin family protein gives MTPFIAEIIGTFFLILLGAGVVANVILEKTKSNDQGWMVITTAWGFAVFVGVVVAGPYSGAHLNPAVSIGLAVAGKFDWALVPSYTLAQFIGAMLGSLGAWLIYKDHFRITEDGETKRAVFCTAPAIRNWSSNIFSEIIGTFTLVFVVLYFTNPALTDVATNAETPIGLGSLGALPVAILVWVIGLSLGGTTGYAINPARDLGPRIMHAILPIKNKASNDWGYAWIPVIGPIIGASLAGLLMLMLS, from the coding sequence ATGACACCATTTATTGCAGAAATTATCGGAACTTTTTTTCTTATTCTTTTAGGGGCTGGCGTTGTAGCTAATGTCATTTTGGAAAAAACAAAATCAAACGACCAAGGTTGGATGGTAATTACCACCGCATGGGGTTTTGCTGTTTTTGTTGGCGTAGTGGTGGCAGGACCTTATAGTGGAGCTCATTTAAATCCCGCTGTAAGCATTGGGTTGGCCGTTGCGGGGAAATTCGATTGGGCATTGGTGCCAAGCTATACTTTAGCACAGTTCATCGGTGCTATGTTGGGCTCATTAGGTGCATGGTTAATATATAAAGATCATTTTCGCATTACTGAAGACGGTGAAACTAAAAGAGCTGTTTTTTGTACTGCACCAGCAATAAGAAATTGGTCTTCAAACATTTTTTCCGAGATAATAGGAACTTTTACATTAGTATTTGTCGTACTTTATTTTACAAACCCTGCCCTAACAGATGTTGCTACAAATGCTGAAACTCCTATTGGTCTTGGTTCACTAGGTGCTTTGCCCGTGGCAATATTGGTCTGGGTAATTGGTCTGTCTTTGGGTGGCACTACTGGTTATGCTATTAACCCTGCTCGTGATTTAGGACCGCGAATTATGCATGCTATACTTCCAATAAAAAATAAGGCTTCTAACGATTGGGGCTATGCTTGGATTCCAGTTATTGGACCAATAATTGGGGCTTCTTTAGCGGGACTTCTTATGTTGATGCTTTCGTAA